One window of Mixophyes fleayi isolate aMixFle1 chromosome 3, aMixFle1.hap1, whole genome shotgun sequence genomic DNA carries:
- the PID1 gene encoding PTB-containing, cubilin and LRP1-interacting protein isoform X2 produces MWQPASERLQVTYLGKISATGVQFSSGCTEQLVIELWKNHTLARADVFPSNAILEIRPFQVRLHHQDLKGEATVHMDTFQVARIAYCTADHNVSPNIFAWVYREINDDLTFQMDCHAVECESKIEAKKLAHAMMVAFNKTFHSMKSDGRIHKDSSSDETSQGFESDDG; encoded by the coding sequence GTGACGTATCTGGGAAAAATATCTGCAACAGGAGTCCAGTTCTCATCAGGATGCACAGAACAGCTAGTGATTGAATTGTGGAAAAACCACACTTTGGCCCGTGCAGATGTCTTCCCCTCCAACGCCATCCTTGAAATACGTCCCTTCCAGGTACGGCTCCATCACCAAGATCTGAAGGGTGAAGCTACTGTGCACATGGACACGTTCCAGGTGGCACGGATCGCCTACTGCACAGCAGATCATAACGTAAGTCCCAACATCTTCGCCTGGGTATACAGGGAAATCAATGACGACCTGACCTTCCAGATGGATTGCCACGCAGTGGAGTGTGAGAGCAAGATAGAAGCCAAAAAGCTGGCACACGCTATGATGGTGGCATTCAATAAAACCTTCCACAGCATGAAGAGCGATGGGCGAATCCACAAGGACAGCTCCTCCGACGAGACGTCTCAGGGATTCGAGTCTGATGACGGCTGA